From Jeotgalibaca dankookensis, one genomic window encodes:
- a CDS encoding FAD:protein FMN transferase, translating to MGTVIDLLIEDDGAEERMDEVVKQLKIYEHRFSANSANSELMAINKQAGIKAVRVHPELFELIRMGKAHSCASGSHLNIAIGPLVQTWRIGFSDARVPSDDEIKQLLRLTDPQDIILDEENQTVFLKQKGMLIDLGSLAKGYIADLIIKYLKSKGVKRALVNLGGNIIGLNTAHFKEDYWKIGIQNPVLPRDHYVTVLKISNQSVVTSGIYERHLEKDGKSYHHILDPETGYPITTDVASLTIQSNNSVDGEIWTTRLYGKQSDDIVSCIDQEAGIEGLVITKDGHITYSHGLKKDK from the coding sequence ATGGGAACTGTTATTGATTTACTAATTGAAGATGACGGTGCGGAAGAGCGGATGGACGAAGTAGTCAAGCAGCTAAAAATTTATGAGCATCGTTTCAGTGCTAATAGTGCTAATTCCGAGCTGATGGCAATCAATAAACAAGCTGGTATAAAGGCTGTTCGTGTTCACCCTGAATTATTTGAACTCATTCGTATGGGCAAAGCACACAGCTGCGCTTCTGGTAGTCATTTAAATATCGCTATCGGACCACTCGTTCAAACCTGGCGTATTGGCTTCAGTGATGCGAGGGTACCTTCGGACGATGAAATTAAACAGTTGCTTCGTTTAACAGATCCGCAAGACATTATTTTGGATGAAGAAAACCAAACTGTCTTTTTAAAACAAAAAGGAATGTTAATCGATTTAGGATCACTTGCTAAAGGATATATAGCAGATTTAATCATTAAGTATTTAAAAAGTAAAGGCGTTAAGCGTGCTTTGGTTAATCTGGGTGGGAATATTATCGGTCTAAATACCGCTCATTTTAAAGAAGATTACTGGAAAATTGGAATCCAAAATCCGGTCCTTCCCCGTGACCATTATGTGACGGTTTTAAAAATAAGCAACCAATCGGTTGTTACATCAGGAATCTATGAACGTCACCTAGAAAAAGATGGGAAAAGCTATCACCATATTCTTGACCCAGAAACTGGCTATCCAATTACCACGGATGTGGCGAGTTTAACCATTCAGTCAAACAATTCGGTCGATGGTGAAATATGGACGACACGTCTGTATGGTAAGCAATCAGATGATATAGTGTCATGTATAGACCAAGAAGCTGGTATAGAAGGTCTCGTTATTACAAAAGATGGTCATATTACATATTCTCATGGATTAAAAAAAGATAAATGA
- a CDS encoding helix-turn-helix domain-containing protein, with product MLGGVVINIERFIQERKAMGFSQIELAEGICTQATLSRFENNGQVPNLKLLIKLCNRLNLPLGELFPKVGVRHTDTIEKMNRAEFFLITSEYEQAAELLEAITMNDIESPLLAMRYHYLKGYIMIFQRASVIDTLFMFDQILLADQTSESEIFYLLAYTGIGMIYSREDDQEKAEFYFHKVLEKIYNYPTKVMEDTWRVLNIVFQSSVFYSNIHEIEISNALARYAISICSDNHVTYYVARAAIQLAKNAILQKQPKNVVLELIYDARAYSKLNRNQIALKELAILEKEVMNK from the coding sequence TTGTTAGGGGGAGTAGTCATTAATATTGAACGATTTATTCAAGAGCGTAAAGCAATGGGGTTTTCCCAAATTGAACTAGCTGAAGGTATTTGTACGCAAGCGACTCTAAGTCGGTTTGAGAATAATGGACAAGTACCCAATCTAAAGCTCCTTATTAAGTTATGCAATCGTTTAAACCTTCCGTTGGGGGAACTTTTTCCAAAAGTTGGTGTTCGACATACCGATACCATCGAAAAAATGAATCGAGCTGAATTTTTCTTAATCACAAGTGAATATGAACAAGCAGCCGAATTGTTGGAAGCTATCACTATGAATGATATTGAGAGTCCACTTTTAGCGATGCGTTACCACTACTTGAAAGGTTACATTATGATTTTTCAACGGGCTTCTGTCATTGATACTTTGTTTATGTTTGACCAAATTTTATTAGCAGATCAAACGAGTGAATCAGAAATTTTTTATTTGCTGGCGTATACAGGTATCGGGATGATTTACTCGCGTGAAGACGATCAAGAAAAAGCCGAATTTTACTTTCATAAAGTACTAGAAAAAATTTATAATTACCCAACGAAAGTGATGGAAGATACGTGGCGTGTTTTAAATATTGTTTTTCAATCCAGTGTTTTTTATTCCAACATTCATGAGATAGAAATAAGCAATGCTTTGGCTCGTTATGCTATCTCTATATGCTCAGACAATCACGTTACCTACTATGTAGCTCGTGCTGCTATCCAATTAGCGAAGAATGCAATATTACAAAAACAACCTAAAAATGTTGTTTTAGAACTAATTTACGACGCTAGAGCCTATTCAAAATTGAATCGAAATCAAATCGCACTCAAAGAATTAGCTATTTTAGAAAAAGAAGTGATGAATAAGTGA
- a CDS encoding helix-turn-helix transcriptional regulator yields MEAGKLDFYISMTHFLGAALGPRYEIVLHILEDKNSYIASIVNNQVSGRTTDSPLTSFALGLIKSEEYKKRDFVSNYKAKIKTGATVQGSTFFLKDSLGNLEGMLCINTDFSKHIELAHSILELANINSDSLDNRNVSPAHVTSNKVVALDNYVPEEVVEVLSDNVSDIIEEVVDPTLFDEGYTISQERKIELVELLDKKGVFQIKGSISQVASVLNVSESSVYRYLKIISKR; encoded by the coding sequence ATGGAAGCTGGGAAATTAGATTTTTATATATCTATGACGCATTTTTTAGGAGCGGCTTTGGGCCCGCGTTATGAAATTGTTCTACACATATTAGAAGATAAAAATTCTTATATTGCTTCTATTGTAAATAACCAAGTGAGTGGACGGACGACAGATTCACCGTTAACTAGTTTTGCCTTAGGTTTAATAAAGAGTGAAGAGTATAAAAAACGAGATTTTGTTTCTAATTACAAAGCAAAAATTAAAACTGGTGCCACTGTTCAAGGATCAACCTTCTTTTTAAAAGATTCGCTTGGGAATTTAGAAGGCATGCTCTGTATTAATACGGACTTCTCTAAACACATCGAGCTTGCTCATAGTATTTTAGAATTAGCTAACATCAATTCGGATTCGCTTGATAATAGGAATGTAAGTCCTGCCCATGTAACTTCTAATAAGGTAGTTGCATTAGATAACTATGTTCCAGAAGAAGTAGTAGAAGTTTTATCCGATAATGTTTCTGATATCATCGAGGAAGTGGTTGATCCAACCTTATTTGACGAAGGATATACTATTAGCCAAGAACGAAAGATTGAACTGGTAGAGTTGTTAGATAAGAAAGGCGTTTTCCAGATTAAAGGCTCGATTTCCCAAGTAGCTTCTGTCTTGAACGTATCAGAATCAAGTGTCTACCGTTACTTAAAAATTATTTCTAAACGTTAA
- a CDS encoding RidA family protein, with translation MKNEMKSVGPYSISRWAGDLLFISGQLPINQETGELEKDFVAQCERSLANIELVLENEGLTLDDVVKLTVLMNDLEDFDEINKLFEKRFNQPYPSRSTFEVSRLPKDALVEIEAIAFKK, from the coding sequence TTGAAAAATGAAATGAAGAGTGTGGGTCCCTATTCTATATCACGTTGGGCTGGTGATTTATTATTTATCTCTGGTCAATTACCTATAAATCAAGAAACAGGTGAGCTAGAAAAAGATTTTGTTGCACAATGCGAACGTTCACTTGCTAATATTGAATTGGTTTTAGAAAATGAAGGCTTAACATTAGATGATGTGGTTAAATTAACTGTTTTAATGAATGACTTAGAAGATTTCGATGAAATAAACAAATTATTTGAAAAACGTTTTAACCAACCATACCCAAGTCGTTCTACATTTGAAGTTTCCAGACTACCTAAAGACGCGCTAGTAGAAATAGAAGCTATTGCTTTTAAAAAATAA
- a CDS encoding PTS sugar transporter subunit IIC, translating into MDIILGTILLILVLSLFTLFNYKAPHGAKAMGALAGAACASFLVEAFHLAFFGNVLGLEFLAGVGGANGSLGGVAAAILVPLALGVSPVYAVLVGLSVSGMGILPGFIAGYLISFVVKWLEEKVPGGLDLIVIIIVAAPLSRLIAVASSPLVDATLLQIGEILISTADSSPIIMGIVLGGILTVVATAPLSSMALTAMLGLTGIPMAIGALAVFGSSFMNYVLFSKMKFGDKKDTIAVAIEPLTQADIISANPIPVYATNFIGGAASGVIVSLMGLINNTPGTATPIAGFAVMFAYNPANKVLIAAAGCIIVSVLAGFLGAHLFKNFKIITAAELRQDTLGTTSPVIAEPLEG; encoded by the coding sequence ATGGACATTATACTCGGAACGATCTTATTAATTTTGGTCTTATCACTTTTTACTTTGTTTAACTACAAAGCACCTCATGGCGCAAAAGCCATGGGAGCTTTAGCTGGAGCTGCGTGTGCTAGTTTTCTAGTTGAAGCATTCCACTTAGCCTTTTTTGGAAACGTTTTAGGTTTAGAATTCCTTGCTGGTGTCGGTGGTGCAAATGGGAGTCTCGGTGGTGTAGCTGCTGCTATCCTCGTTCCACTAGCGCTCGGAGTTTCACCCGTATATGCTGTTTTAGTTGGTCTTTCTGTTTCCGGTATGGGAATTTTACCTGGATTTATTGCTGGCTATCTCATTTCATTTGTTGTTAAATGGTTAGAAGAAAAAGTTCCCGGTGGTCTTGACCTAATCGTTATTATTATCGTTGCTGCACCACTATCTCGCTTAATCGCTGTTGCTAGTTCACCCCTAGTGGATGCAACACTCCTTCAAATTGGTGAAATCCTTATCTCCACTGCTGATTCTAGTCCAATTATTATGGGAATTGTTTTAGGTGGTATTCTAACTGTTGTTGCGACTGCACCACTAAGTTCAATGGCGCTAACCGCTATGTTAGGTTTAACTGGTATTCCCATGGCAATTGGCGCGCTAGCCGTTTTCGGTTCTTCCTTTATGAACTACGTATTATTTAGTAAAATGAAGTTTGGAGATAAAAAAGATACCATTGCAGTTGCGATTGAACCTTTAACACAAGCAGACATTATTTCTGCCAACCCAATCCCTGTCTATGCAACGAATTTTATTGGTGGCGCAGCAAGTGGTGTGATTGTCTCCTTAATGGGACTTATTAATAATACTCCTGGTACAGCTACACCAATTGCAGGTTTTGCGGTTATGTTCGCTTATAATCCTGCAAATAAAGTTCTCATTGCAGCAGCTGGATGCATTATCGTCAGTGTTCTAGCTGGATTCTTAGGCGCTCACCTTTTCAAAAATTTCAAAATTATTACCGCTGCCGAACTACGTCAAGATACCTTAGGAACAACCAGCCCAGTAATAGCTGAACCATTGGAGGGATAA
- the serS gene encoding serine--tRNA ligase, with amino-acid sequence MLDIKKIRNNEEHYIERLKARGVEKETLNKLIEYDQIRRTSLKELEDLRNKRNSQSASVQDLKKQAAHEEAEKMIAETKKSKDRISQLEKEIREVEADFFNIAANIPNVAHESVPIGESEEDNTVLHQKGTPTEFKFTPLPHYEVGINLDILDFERGTKVSGPRFVYSKGLGARLERAVYNFMLDINTKEHGYTEIIPPFLVNKKSMFGTGQFPKFKEDVFAIEDEDLVLIPTSEVPLTNYYADEIIPLEKIPTYFTALSPCFRSEAGSAGRDTRGLIRMHQFHKVEMVKYALPENSFDELEKMRENAEHLLELLELPFQTITLSTGDMGFSASKTYDLEVWFPSQNTYREISSCSNCLDFQARRANIRYRNDAGEVNYIHTLNGSGLAIGRTVAAILENYQQEDGSVKVPTVLVPYMDNLEFIN; translated from the coding sequence TTGTTAGATATTAAAAAAATTAGAAATAATGAGGAACACTATATTGAACGCTTAAAAGCGCGCGGTGTAGAAAAAGAAACACTCAACAAGCTAATTGAATATGATCAAATAAGAAGAACCTCTTTAAAAGAATTAGAAGATTTAAGAAATAAAAGAAATTCACAGAGTGCTTCGGTTCAAGATTTAAAAAAACAAGCGGCACATGAAGAAGCAGAGAAAATGATTGCAGAAACAAAAAAAAGTAAAGATCGGATTTCACAATTAGAAAAAGAAATTCGCGAAGTTGAAGCAGATTTTTTCAACATCGCTGCTAATATTCCAAACGTTGCTCATGAGAGTGTTCCTATTGGGGAAAGTGAAGAAGATAATACTGTTTTACATCAAAAAGGGACACCAACTGAATTTAAATTTACGCCTCTCCCCCATTATGAAGTGGGTATTAATCTTGATATTTTAGATTTTGAAAGAGGAACAAAAGTCTCTGGTCCACGTTTCGTTTATAGTAAAGGACTTGGTGCTCGTTTAGAACGAGCTGTCTATAATTTTATGTTAGATATTAATACGAAGGAACATGGCTATACAGAAATCATACCGCCTTTTTTAGTTAATAAAAAAAGTATGTTTGGTACCGGACAGTTTCCGAAATTTAAAGAAGATGTCTTCGCAATTGAAGATGAAGACCTGGTGTTAATCCCGACTTCGGAAGTACCCTTGACTAATTATTATGCTGATGAGATTATTCCTTTAGAAAAAATCCCTACCTACTTCACCGCTCTCAGCCCTTGTTTCAGATCTGAAGCTGGGAGTGCAGGAAGAGATACACGAGGACTCATCCGGATGCATCAGTTCCATAAAGTAGAAATGGTAAAATATGCCTTACCAGAAAATTCTTTTGATGAATTAGAAAAAATGCGAGAAAATGCCGAGCATCTGCTAGAATTACTAGAACTTCCTTTCCAAACTATCACCTTGAGTACTGGAGACATGGGGTTTTCAGCTAGCAAAACCTATGATTTAGAAGTATGGTTCCCTTCACAAAATACTTATCGCGAAATTTCATCTTGTTCAAACTGTTTAGACTTTCAAGCAAGAAGAGCAAATATCCGTTACCGTAACGACGCTGGCGAAGTTAATTACATCCACACCTTAAATGGTTCTGGACTAGCAATTGGTCGTACTGTAGCTGCAATTTTAGAAAACTACCAACAAGAAGACGGTAGCGTCAAAGTTCCAACCGTTTTAGTACCTTATATGGACAACTTAGAATTTATTAACTAA
- a CDS encoding D-serine ammonia-lyase, whose translation MAMTITQTKLEEIKAKNPVIKDIMNFKNVFWINKSKPKFEDAKIDAKFSYADIKDAEDRLERFAPFIEKKFPETANTRGIIESGISEISKFKKELEATYDVTIDGSLMLKRDDTLPIAGTIKARGAIYEVLKHAETLALEEGLLESKDVNYEIFASEAFTKFFSDYNITVGTTGNLGISVGIMGAALGFEVIVHMSIEAKQWKKDLLRSHGVNVIEHNTNFTKAVENGRKQSNENPKSYFVDDEHSVDLFLGYTVAGNRLKQQLDEKGILVDADHPLFVYLPCGIGGSPGGITFGLKHVYGDNVHCFFAEPAHMPSMLLGLETNEFDQVSIYDFDIDGKTGMDGLAVPRTSGFVSQLMSHFFDGGYTLQEKEAKSLLTKLIDIENIPLEPAALAGVPGAAHLFGTTEGKSYLEENDLTDKMKNATHIAWATGGSMVPKDDMEEFYNQGKNL comes from the coding sequence ATGGCAATGACGATTACACAAACAAAACTTGAGGAAATTAAAGCTAAAAACCCAGTTATAAAAGATATTATGAATTTCAAAAATGTATTTTGGATAAATAAATCAAAACCTAAATTTGAAGATGCTAAAATAGATGCAAAATTCTCATACGCTGACATCAAAGATGCAGAAGATCGATTAGAACGATTCGCACCATTCATTGAAAAGAAATTCCCAGAAACAGCTAACACAAGAGGAATCATCGAATCAGGGATTTCGGAAATTTCAAAATTCAAAAAAGAACTAGAAGCAACCTATGATGTAACCATCGACGGTTCTCTCATGTTGAAACGTGATGATACACTCCCAATTGCTGGAACTATTAAGGCGAGAGGCGCAATTTATGAAGTGCTTAAGCATGCCGAAACATTGGCCCTAGAAGAAGGTTTACTAGAAAGCAAAGACGTCAACTACGAAATCTTTGCAAGTGAAGCATTCACTAAATTTTTCTCAGACTATAACATTACCGTTGGAACAACTGGAAACTTAGGAATTAGTGTAGGAATTATGGGAGCTGCTCTTGGCTTTGAAGTCATTGTACACATGTCTATTGAAGCAAAACAATGGAAAAAAGACCTATTAAGATCTCACGGTGTAAACGTCATTGAGCACAACACGAACTTTACAAAAGCAGTTGAAAATGGACGTAAGCAATCCAACGAAAACCCTAAATCCTATTTTGTTGATGACGAACATTCCGTTGATTTATTCCTAGGCTACACAGTTGCTGGAAATCGTCTAAAACAACAACTAGATGAAAAAGGTATTCTTGTAGATGCTGATCACCCTCTATTCGTCTACTTACCATGTGGAATTGGTGGTAGTCCAGGTGGTATTACATTTGGATTGAAACATGTTTATGGCGACAATGTTCACTGCTTCTTTGCTGAACCAGCCCATATGCCATCTATGCTATTAGGTCTTGAAACCAATGAGTTTGACCAAGTTTCTATTTACGACTTTGATATTGATGGTAAAACAGGCATGGACGGTTTAGCTGTTCCGCGTACATCTGGATTTGTTTCTCAATTGATGAGTCATTTCTTTGATGGTGGTTATACTCTTCAAGAAAAAGAAGCAAAAAGTCTTTTAACAAAATTAATCGATATTGAAAACATTCCACTAGAACCTGCTGCGCTTGCAGGTGTACCGGGAGCTGCACATTTATTTGGTACAACAGAAGGAAAATCTTATTTAGAAGAAAATGATTTAACAGATAAAATGAAAAATGCTACTCATATTGCCTGGGCAACTGGTGGTAGTATGGTTCCTAAAGATGATATGGAAGAATTTTATAATCAAGGGAAAAACCTTTAA
- a CDS encoding YeiH family protein: MKKIISYIPGFILALMIAVVATWIEMLLPIHLIGASVIALFIGMLLNPLIKKNKLIGKGINFTSKKILRFSIILLGASLSITTILQVGRISLAVMFFTLLTCFGGGYFVGKWLGLNWKLSNLISAGTGICGGSAIAAVAPVIDAEDKDIAYAMSATFIFDMVMILLFPIMGRAIGLNDMAFGLWAGTAINDTSSVVAAGYAFSEAAGDFATMVKLTRTLVIIPTVLVFSLINARIKVNSQNLNEQASKKVKITTLFPWFILAFVGMSLLNSFGFFPAALSSTLKDISKFLMVAALAAIGMKTNFSEMKQSGFNPMIHGFIISSLVVIVAFIVIYFMGLV, encoded by the coding sequence ATGAAAAAAATAATCTCGTATATACCTGGCTTTATATTAGCCCTCATGATTGCAGTGGTAGCTACTTGGATTGAAATGCTACTGCCCATTCATCTTATTGGTGCATCTGTTATCGCATTGTTTATCGGGATGCTACTCAATCCCTTGATTAAGAAAAATAAGCTGATAGGCAAAGGAATAAATTTTACGTCTAAAAAAATCTTGCGCTTTTCGATTATTTTATTAGGAGCTTCACTCAGTATTACAACGATTCTCCAAGTTGGACGCATTTCTCTAGCAGTTATGTTTTTCACATTGCTTACTTGTTTTGGAGGGGGCTATTTCGTTGGAAAATGGCTAGGGTTAAACTGGAAATTATCAAACTTAATTTCAGCTGGGACTGGTATTTGCGGTGGATCAGCAATTGCAGCGGTGGCACCGGTAATTGATGCGGAAGATAAAGATATTGCGTATGCGATGTCTGCAACCTTTATTTTCGATATGGTTATGATTTTATTGTTCCCGATTATGGGACGGGCGATCGGATTAAATGATATGGCTTTTGGACTATGGGCAGGAACAGCTATTAATGATACTTCCAGTGTCGTTGCTGCTGGTTATGCTTTCAGTGAAGCAGCAGGAGACTTTGCAACAATGGTAAAGTTAACACGGACATTAGTTATTATCCCAACTGTTTTAGTTTTTTCACTTATTAACGCCCGGATTAAAGTAAATTCACAAAACTTAAATGAACAAGCAAGCAAAAAAGTTAAAATTACGACACTTTTTCCTTGGTTTATTTTAGCTTTCGTAGGGATGTCCTTATTAAATAGTTTTGGATTTTTCCCAGCAGCTCTTTCAAGTACCTTGAAGGACATCAGTAAGTTTTTAATGGTAGCTGCATTAGCAGCGATAGGGATGAAAACTAACTTTAGTGAAATGAAGCAATCTGGTTTTAACCCTATGATACATGGGTTCATTATCTCAAGTTTAGTGGTAATAGTGGCATTTATCGTTATTTACTTTATGGGACTTGTCTAA